One segment of Virgibacillus doumboii DNA contains the following:
- a CDS encoding 5'-nucleotidase C-terminal domain-containing protein: protein MKNSTVKRILNLLLIFTLVFMNYSTILVNAASSEAAAEDLFISEYIEGSSYNKAIEIYNGTGSPVDLSNYELELYSNGATEASQSVTLSGTLEHNDVFVVAHGNAGSEILAETDMENAAVINFNGDDAFVLTKNDSAIDVLGEVGNDSDYAKDVTLVRDSSVTQANPTYVETEWADYAKDTFAYLGSHTMDGAGEEDPPDEPGDPGAEYSIADARQLSDGTAVTVEGIITADNDAISNGAQFTTYIQDETGGINLFAFEQGELPDLSKGDRVRVSGELDSYNGLKEIVPSSVEIIESGQALPEAQSITLADLQDPAVAESYEGERVQVNGFIDNIPDSPAGGGYNISLIDSEFNGTTLRVMENALDVSQIEPEKWYNITAIVSQYDSYQLIPTEQADIQLADEQPEPPSAAGTYESTVASVTDGDTIHLETPVLGTTKVRFLNIDTPETYTAHNDNPARDEINANQKEFGEAAKAYMKDLLQPGDKVQVKVGEEPTDNYGRLLAEIIRKEDGMNINLQMVQEGYAVSYFIAPFNEEVYPTYQNAVKEAKDAGLGIWNPEDPLLELPFVFRTHDNNEAFDKYVGNSDTKEYVMPADWADVPVEKRVFFWDEAAAQENGYTFAGDDQGSNDNLSLQLLSMNDLHGKIDQQYELDPDGDGTFNMYGKMDYTAAAIGAREQTNPNTLIVHGGDMIGGSSPVSGLLQDEPTVEIMEAIGFDVGTVGNHEFDEGTDELLRMVNGGEHPDGTENYDGMNFPVLCANCVYKDTGDTFLPPYHVEEVDGEQIGFVGVITQEAAGMVMPAGIQNIEFTNAAAAANEAVTELKAQGIESIILLSHIPGEQSGDTVTGQVADLANTVDDEVDVIFSAHNHVVNDGVVDNKLIVQASEYGKAFADVDLEIDRTTGDIVKKEAEVVFVNHSEVTPDPEVASILDKYAEQVAPIMNEVVGYNATDLTGDYSNDGDHGLGNLIADGMKAAMDSDFAMMNGGGIRDDLLAGEVTWGDLYNIQPFGNTLMMFEIKGADLYPIIEAQLSPTYGPDYSISGFHYTWDPETNTVVDVTLPDGTPVDPDKTYTLTVNNYMGTSTGSKYAPISELGENPVMGPSDLDATVNFVESQNSSAENPIEYGPEGRITVADGEEEPQEVVVTPKDNNGTATVHTKDLRALDKGVHVVIDIYNEKKPRKLLLNKKQVDILKEKEVTLTVTNGENSAEFVMKDFSGKVLKVSLHDSNGKGFKNY from the coding sequence ATGAAAAATTCGACTGTGAAAAGAATACTGAATCTGCTTCTTATTTTCACGCTGGTGTTCATGAATTATTCTACAATTCTAGTGAATGCGGCAAGTAGTGAAGCGGCAGCAGAGGATTTATTCATCTCAGAGTATATCGAAGGCAGTTCGTATAACAAGGCAATCGAGATTTATAATGGTACAGGAAGTCCAGTGGATTTATCGAATTACGAATTAGAATTGTACAGTAATGGTGCTACTGAAGCTAGTCAATCCGTTACATTGTCAGGAACATTGGAGCATAATGATGTATTTGTTGTAGCACATGGAAATGCAGGTTCGGAGATTTTGGCAGAAACAGATATGGAAAACGCTGCTGTTATTAATTTTAATGGTGATGACGCGTTTGTGCTAACAAAGAATGATAGTGCAATAGATGTATTGGGTGAGGTTGGAAATGATAGTGATTATGCAAAAGACGTCACGCTGGTAAGAGACTCATCTGTAACACAGGCTAACCCGACATATGTTGAAACGGAATGGGCCGATTATGCAAAAGACACATTTGCATACCTGGGAAGTCACACGATGGATGGTGCCGGTGAAGAGGATCCACCAGATGAGCCAGGTGATCCCGGAGCGGAATACTCTATTGCGGATGCGCGTCAGCTAAGTGATGGAACAGCGGTAACCGTCGAAGGAATCATAACCGCTGATAACGATGCAATCAGTAATGGTGCACAATTTACAACTTACATACAAGACGAGACAGGCGGCATCAATCTGTTTGCATTTGAACAAGGGGAACTACCTGACCTCTCAAAAGGTGATAGAGTGAGAGTTTCCGGTGAGCTTGATTCGTATAATGGTTTAAAAGAAATTGTTCCATCCTCCGTGGAAATAATTGAAAGTGGACAGGCATTACCGGAAGCGCAATCTATTACACTGGCTGACCTTCAGGATCCTGCTGTTGCAGAATCATACGAAGGTGAACGTGTTCAGGTTAATGGTTTTATCGATAATATCCCTGACAGTCCAGCCGGCGGGGGGTACAATATCTCATTAATTGATTCGGAATTCAATGGCACGACACTTCGGGTGATGGAAAATGCGCTTGATGTTTCACAGATTGAACCGGAGAAATGGTATAACATTACAGCAATCGTAAGCCAGTATGATTCATATCAACTGATCCCGACTGAACAAGCGGATATTCAATTGGCTGATGAACAGCCGGAGCCGCCATCTGCAGCCGGAACCTATGAATCTACTGTTGCCAGTGTGACAGATGGCGATACGATTCATCTGGAGACGCCGGTGCTGGGTACGACAAAAGTACGATTTTTAAATATTGATACACCTGAAACCTATACGGCTCATAATGATAACCCGGCACGGGATGAAATCAATGCCAATCAAAAAGAATTCGGTGAAGCGGCAAAAGCTTATATGAAAGATTTGCTTCAGCCCGGTGACAAAGTTCAAGTAAAAGTCGGTGAAGAACCAACAGATAATTATGGCAGATTACTGGCGGAAATTATCCGCAAAGAAGACGGTATGAATATTAATCTGCAAATGGTGCAGGAAGGCTATGCCGTTTCGTACTTTATCGCACCGTTTAACGAAGAAGTTTACCCGACCTATCAAAATGCGGTAAAAGAAGCAAAAGATGCTGGACTGGGAATCTGGAATCCGGAAGATCCGCTTCTGGAACTTCCATTCGTTTTCCGGACACATGATAATAACGAAGCATTTGATAAATATGTCGGGAATTCAGATACAAAAGAATATGTCATGCCAGCGGATTGGGCAGACGTTCCGGTTGAAAAGCGGGTGTTTTTCTGGGATGAAGCTGCTGCTCAGGAGAATGGGTACACATTTGCAGGTGATGATCAAGGGTCAAATGATAACCTTTCTCTGCAGTTACTAAGCATGAATGACCTGCACGGGAAAATTGATCAGCAATATGAGCTTGATCCTGATGGAGATGGCACATTCAATATGTATGGAAAAATGGATTATACAGCTGCCGCAATCGGCGCTCGTGAACAGACCAATCCGAATACACTGATTGTCCATGGAGGAGACATGATTGGCGGAAGTTCACCGGTATCGGGGCTTCTTCAGGATGAACCGACCGTTGAAATTATGGAAGCAATCGGATTTGACGTTGGAACAGTCGGTAACCATGAATTTGATGAAGGTACCGATGAATTGCTGCGGATGGTTAACGGTGGAGAGCATCCGGACGGAACGGAAAATTATGATGGGATGAACTTCCCTGTATTATGCGCGAACTGTGTGTATAAAGACACAGGCGATACATTCCTGCCGCCATATCATGTTGAAGAAGTTGATGGTGAGCAAATCGGTTTCGTTGGTGTCATCACTCAAGAAGCTGCCGGGATGGTAATGCCAGCTGGGATCCAGAATATTGAATTTACCAATGCCGCAGCTGCTGCGAACGAAGCTGTCACAGAGCTTAAGGCACAGGGGATAGAATCGATTATCCTGCTGTCACATATTCCGGGTGAACAAAGTGGCGATACCGTAACAGGTCAGGTGGCTGACCTCGCCAATACGGTCGATGATGAAGTGGACGTTATTTTCTCCGCACACAATCATGTTGTTAATGATGGCGTAGTTGATAATAAACTGATCGTTCAGGCGTCAGAATATGGTAAAGCATTTGCCGACGTTGATCTGGAAATTGACCGTACAACAGGAGATATTGTTAAAAAAGAAGCGGAAGTCGTATTTGTTAACCATAGTGAGGTTACTCCTGATCCGGAAGTTGCATCGATTCTGGATAAATATGCCGAGCAGGTTGCACCAATTATGAATGAGGTTGTCGGTTACAATGCAACAGATTTAACAGGTGACTACTCCAATGATGGGGACCATGGCCTTGGGAATCTGATTGCTGATGGGATGAAAGCAGCAATGGACAGTGACTTCGCAATGATGAATGGCGGTGGAATCCGGGATGACCTGCTTGCCGGTGAAGTTACTTGGGGAGATCTGTATAACATCCAGCCATTTGGTAATACGCTGATGATGTTTGAAATTAAAGGAGCGGATCTTTATCCGATAATTGAGGCACAGCTTTCACCGACTTATGGTCCGGATTACAGCATAAGCGGTTTCCACTATACTTGGGACCCTGAAACAAATACGGTTGTTGATGTGACACTGCCTGATGGTACGCCGGTTGATCCGGATAAAACATATACCTTAACGGTTAATAATTATATGGGAACGTCAACAGGTTCAAAATATGCACCAATCAGTGAATTGGGTGAAAATCCAGTTATGGGACCATCTGACTTGGATGCTACGGTGAATTTCGTTGAAAGCCAGAACAGTTCTGCGGAAAATCCGATTGAATATGGACCAGAAGGACGAATTACTGTTGCGGATGGTGAAGAAGAACCACAGGAAGTAGTTGTTACGCCAAAAGATAATAACGGTACTGCAACGGTTCATACGAAAGATCTGAGAGCGCTTGATAAAGGTGTTCATGTAGTGATTGATATTTACAATGAGAAAAAGCCGAGAAAACTATTGCTGAATAAAAAGCAAGTGGACATTTTGAAGGAAAAAGAAGTTACTCTAACCGTTACCAATGGTGAAAATTCTGCAGAGTTCGTTATGAAGGACTTCTCCGGAAAAGTTTTGAAGGTGAGTTTGCACGACAGTAACGGAAAAGGATTTAAAAATTACTAG
- a CDS encoding Type 1 glutamine amidotransferase-like domain-containing protein, with amino-acid sequence MINRHLFLFGGSPPFSTYFGKKFADYALNEKGKVAILFIERDGWREYMPKYTHILESNGVNNFLYLPLSPNPDKTILQQLASCTGIIIGGGDTELYRKYIVDTPLGEKIKEMYRRGVPVAGFSAGALISPEHCVIPPVDNAEKKHLFLKGLGLINDCVISVHFSKWNEEENLKAALAKLNAPVGYGIDDCAGLLFESEHLLETDGGKIYTFYN; translated from the coding sequence TTGATAAACAGACATCTCTTTCTATTTGGCGGAAGTCCGCCATTCAGTACATATTTTGGCAAAAAATTTGCGGATTACGCGTTAAATGAAAAAGGTAAGGTTGCAATATTATTTATTGAAAGAGACGGATGGCGAGAGTATATGCCAAAATATACGCACATATTGGAAAGTAACGGCGTAAATAACTTTCTCTACCTTCCGCTTTCGCCTAACCCCGATAAAACAATACTGCAGCAGTTAGCCTCCTGTACCGGAATAATTATCGGTGGCGGGGATACAGAGCTTTACCGAAAGTATATTGTTGATACACCCCTTGGTGAAAAAATAAAAGAAATGTATCGGCGTGGTGTTCCCGTCGCAGGCTTTTCAGCAGGAGCGTTGATTAGTCCGGAACATTGTGTCATACCACCAGTAGATAACGCAGAAAAAAAACACCTGTTTCTCAAAGGTTTAGGTCTTATTAACGATTGTGTTATCAGTGTCCATTTTTCCAAATGGAACGAAGAGGAAAATCTGAAAGCAGCGTTGGCAAAGCTAAACGCACCGGTTGGCTATGGAATTGATGACTGCGCAGGATTACTGTTTGAGAGTGAACATCTTTTGGAAACAGATGGCGGGAAAATATATACTTTCTATAATTGA
- a CDS encoding DUF2268 domain-containing putative Zn-dependent protease (predicted Zn-dependent protease with a strongly conserved HExxH motif), which produces MNGLIRDALIESSNLLPTDEKTTVCVFPSTDPNAVSGVTAGAGKIIILYNTFYTDELLQTVIAHEYHHSVWTEKHLTDSPQTILSSLVFEGKAVMFEKLVYPDSTYTTTVNYSYNNDYWSKIEPDLNKTDGKRTSEILFGGDNLPSGYGYSEGFKMVKSYLELHPNLSPEEWTGISAKEIYESGHYADNYK; this is translated from the coding sequence TTGAACGGACTGATCAGAGATGCGTTAATTGAATCTTCCAACCTTTTGCCAACAGATGAGAAAACAACCGTCTGTGTTTTTCCCAGCACAGACCCCAATGCAGTATCAGGTGTCACAGCAGGTGCCGGAAAAATCATTATCCTTTATAATACATTTTACACCGATGAACTTCTTCAGACAGTAATAGCGCATGAATACCATCACAGTGTATGGACCGAAAAACACCTTACAGATTCACCGCAAACCATTCTCAGCAGCCTGGTGTTTGAAGGGAAAGCAGTTATGTTTGAAAAACTGGTTTATCCTGACTCCACTTATACAACAACCGTTAATTACAGCTACAACAACGATTACTGGTCTAAAATCGAACCGGACTTAAATAAGACGGATGGTAAAAGGACATCGGAGATACTTTTTGGCGGGGATAACCTTCCAAGTGGTTACGGCTACAGCGAAGGCTTCAAAATGGTTAAATCATACCTGGAATTGCATCCAAATTTATCACCGGAGGAATGGACTGGAATAAGTGCCAAAGAAATTTATGAGAGCGGTCATTATGCCGACAACTATAAATAA
- a CDS encoding HAAS signaling domain-containing protein yields MEIIERYIYAVTQKLPAAQREDIAEELHGLIEDMLEERTQDGKFTDNDVEQVLTELGNPRRLAQKYRGTKKYLIGPEIFDSYILVLKIVLISVVAAVGIGFIIQIIMDPISILDHFIEFIISLVTAVPTAIGWTTLGFALGEHFGGIKPKDLQFDKEWSPSNLPPVPDKKRQIKRHEPIIGIAFYTLLIAIFAFSSEYFGVWIFHDGFSGVVPFLNEETYTSYLFLIILILGFGIIKESLKLVYGKWTFMLVIFTAIVNLISLVTVMIMINGPAFWNPDFMAELTQTGLLSKGSEAYGAVSTIWEQSTYWILIFLVIGLIWDVIDGLIKSRRK; encoded by the coding sequence ATGGAGATAATTGAAAGATATATTTATGCAGTAACTCAAAAACTGCCGGCTGCTCAAAGAGAAGACATTGCGGAAGAGCTGCATGGTCTCATTGAAGACATGTTGGAGGAACGCACACAGGATGGTAAATTCACCGATAATGATGTGGAACAGGTATTAACTGAATTGGGTAATCCCAGGCGTTTAGCACAAAAGTACCGGGGAACAAAGAAGTATCTAATTGGACCGGAGATTTTTGATTCGTATATTCTGGTATTAAAAATTGTATTGATTTCGGTTGTTGCAGCTGTAGGCATTGGTTTTATTATACAAATAATTATGGATCCGATTTCCATTCTCGATCATTTCATCGAGTTTATTATTTCGCTTGTTACAGCAGTTCCAACAGCCATTGGGTGGACCACACTCGGGTTTGCACTTGGTGAACACTTCGGTGGTATCAAGCCAAAAGATCTGCAATTTGATAAAGAATGGAGTCCTTCAAACCTTCCGCCTGTTCCTGACAAAAAGCGACAAATCAAACGACATGAGCCAATTATTGGGATAGCATTTTACACCTTATTAATCGCAATATTCGCCTTTTCCAGCGAATATTTTGGTGTCTGGATTTTTCATGATGGGTTCTCTGGAGTTGTACCCTTTTTAAATGAGGAAACATATACTTCTTACCTCTTCCTGATTATCCTTATTCTGGGCTTTGGAATAATAAAGGAATCTTTAAAACTCGTTTATGGAAAATGGACGTTTATGCTGGTCATTTTTACAGCAATAGTCAATTTAATTTCATTGGTAACCGTTATGATTATGATTAATGGACCTGCTTTTTGGAATCCGGATTTCATGGCTGAATTGACCCAGACGGGCTTACTTTCTAAAGGCAGTGAGGCGTATGGGGCAGTAAGCACGATTTGGGAACAATCCACATATTGGATACTAATTTTTCTTGTGATTGGGTTAATATGGGATGTGATAGATGGACTGATTAAAAGCCGGAGAAAATAA
- a CDS encoding PadR family transcriptional regulator → MSDTNEQLDKLMQELRRGTITIGVLSQLEEPQYGYSLVSMLKEQGIDVEPGTLYPLLRRLEKQGLLDSKWDTNESRPRKYYLLSQPGKEVYEQLCVEWKRIASSLDNLINGTGGPGNGDN, encoded by the coding sequence ATGAGCGATACAAACGAACAACTTGATAAACTGATGCAGGAATTAAGACGCGGAACAATCACGATTGGCGTACTTAGTCAGCTGGAAGAACCTCAGTATGGCTATTCACTGGTGTCCATGTTAAAGGAACAAGGCATTGACGTTGAGCCTGGTACGTTATATCCGCTGCTAAGAAGACTGGAGAAACAAGGTCTTTTAGATAGTAAGTGGGATACAAATGAATCCAGGCCAAGAAAATATTATTTGTTAAGTCAACCAGGCAAAGAGGTATATGAACAACTTTGTGTAGAGTGGAAACGCATTGCATCAAGCTTGGACAATTTAATTAATGGAACGGGAGGACCGGGAAATGGAGATAATTGA
- a CDS encoding MGMT family protein, whose protein sequence is MEKFTADVIKIIKGIPSGKVMTYGQIANRAGSPRGARQVSRILHSMSRKYKLPWHRVINAQGEISIRDEEMAQVQRLSLESEGVEFLDNTYKIDLDEYLHH, encoded by the coding sequence ATGGAAAAGTTCACAGCAGACGTCATCAAAATCATAAAAGGCATTCCCAGCGGCAAGGTCATGACATATGGCCAAATCGCCAACCGTGCCGGCAGTCCGCGCGGGGCACGACAGGTTTCGCGTATTCTGCATTCCATGAGCAGGAAATATAAGCTTCCGTGGCATCGTGTGATAAATGCTCAAGGTGAGATAAGTATCCGGGATGAGGAAATGGCTCAGGTGCAAAGGTTATCGCTGGAGAGTGAAGGTGTTGAGTTTTTAGATAACACCTATAAAATTGATTTAGACGAATATCTGCATCATTAG
- a CDS encoding YhdT family protein: MGDHNSQENDYRYKVANREALIGVGLVIFNFIWWFAFAYGMGGKAPSEYSYVFGLPAWFFYSCVLGFVVMAVLVTIVVKKWFVEVPFDDEGEEE, encoded by the coding sequence ATGGGAGATCATAATTCACAGGAAAATGATTATCGTTATAAAGTTGCCAATCGTGAAGCATTAATTGGGGTAGGATTGGTTATTTTCAATTTCATCTGGTGGTTTGCATTTGCTTACGGTATGGGTGGAAAAGCCCCATCGGAGTATTCGTATGTTTTCGGCTTGCCTGCATGGTTTTTTTACAGTTGTGTACTTGGATTTGTTGTGATGGCAGTTCTGGTTACGATTGTCGTGAAAAAATGGTTCGTGGAAGTTCCGTTTGATGATGAAGGAGAAGAGGAATGA
- the panF gene encoding sodium/pantothenate symporter gives MNWQALIPLIGLLVIIFGVGVWAGKYVRSSNAFLQEYFLGSRNLGGFVLAMTMTATYGSASSFIGGPGAAYDIGLGWVLLAMTQVATGYFVLMILGKKFAIVTRKYNAVTLVDFLKERYQSKWVVLVSAFSIVVFLFSAMAAQWIGGARLIESLVGISYTSALFIFALSVLVYVTIGGFRAVALTDAIQGTIMFVGTLVLLIATIIAGGGISNIITDLSNENPNLITPFGADGSLSPQYVSSFWILVGVGVVALPQIAVRAMSYKSARSMHRALIIGTIVVGFIMLNMHLIGVFARPILPGIEIGDKVMPLIALEVLPNWLAGIVLAAPMAAIMSTVDSLLLLVSSAIVKDLYLNYVQPDASHDKVKRLSIGITAVLGVIIFVMALNPPDLIIWLNLFAFGGLEAAFIWPVVLGLYWKKGNKYGALASMFTGIGLYVLSDSFFPEPFGLHSVVLPVVVSFFVYVLVSLGTQKVSGKVNLNV, from the coding sequence ATGAACTGGCAGGCGCTAATTCCGTTGATAGGTTTATTGGTGATTATTTTTGGCGTCGGGGTATGGGCCGGAAAATATGTAAGGTCGTCGAACGCATTTTTGCAGGAGTATTTTTTAGGAAGCCGGAATCTTGGCGGGTTTGTATTGGCGATGACAATGACCGCCACGTATGGCAGTGCAAGCAGCTTTATTGGAGGACCTGGTGCTGCATACGATATTGGCCTTGGCTGGGTGCTTCTGGCAATGACCCAGGTTGCGACTGGTTATTTTGTATTAATGATCCTGGGCAAAAAATTCGCAATTGTAACAAGGAAATATAATGCGGTAACACTGGTGGATTTTTTAAAAGAACGGTATCAATCGAAATGGGTTGTTCTGGTTTCGGCGTTCAGTATTGTTGTATTTCTGTTTTCTGCAATGGCAGCTCAGTGGATTGGCGGTGCCCGGCTAATTGAGTCACTGGTTGGGATCTCGTATACGAGTGCGTTATTTATTTTTGCATTGTCTGTATTGGTTTATGTCACAATTGGCGGGTTTCGGGCAGTTGCACTGACGGATGCTATTCAGGGGACGATAATGTTCGTTGGAACGCTTGTCCTGCTGATTGCCACGATTATCGCTGGCGGCGGGATTTCCAATATCATAACCGATCTCAGCAATGAGAACCCGAACCTTATCACGCCATTTGGAGCGGATGGAAGCCTGAGTCCGCAATATGTATCCTCTTTTTGGATTCTAGTCGGTGTAGGTGTAGTGGCATTGCCACAAATTGCAGTCCGTGCGATGTCCTATAAAAGTGCCCGTTCGATGCACCGGGCATTGATTATTGGAACGATTGTAGTTGGCTTTATTATGTTGAATATGCATTTGATTGGAGTTTTTGCCCGGCCGATTTTACCCGGGATTGAAATTGGCGATAAAGTAATGCCGCTGATTGCTTTGGAGGTCTTACCGAACTGGCTTGCAGGTATTGTTCTGGCAGCCCCAATGGCAGCGATTATGTCGACAGTGGACTCCTTATTACTGCTGGTTAGTTCAGCAATTGTGAAGGACTTATACTTAAATTATGTACAGCCGGATGCATCCCATGATAAGGTCAAGCGGTTGAGTATTGGGATTACTGCTGTATTGGGTGTCATTATTTTCGTAATGGCACTAAACCCGCCGGATTTAATTATTTGGCTGAATCTGTTCGCATTTGGCGGTCTGGAAGCGGCATTTATTTGGCCGGTAGTGTTGGGGCTTTACTGGAAAAAAGGAAATAAATATGGTGCGCTTGCCTCCATGTTTACCGGAATCGGACTGTATGTTTTATCAGATTCATTTTTCCCTGAGCCGTTTGGATTGCACTCCGTTGTCCTGCCGGTCGTTGTGTCGTTCTTTGTGTATGTACTGGTCAGTTTAGGCACGCAAAAAGTTTCCGGTAAAGTGAACTTAAATGTCTAG
- a CDS encoding polysaccharide biosynthesis protein produces MFQNTTILITGGTGSWGYELVKKLLAFHPKELRVFSRNEYAQVKMKRAFSDNPYLNFVIGDVRDFEAVNEAAKDVDYVFHLSALKHVPICEDQPSEALKTNVTGTENIIKASLNQNVKKVIDVSTDKAVEPINFYGLTKAIGEKLIIQADQISSHTRFVCIRGGNVIGTNGSVIPFFKEQIATHHSVPLTSKDMTRFFLTVSEAIDLLLYASEKAIGGEVFVMKMKACRIVDLIEVLESHFAEKAINVNEIGIRPGEKLHEVLVSNAESPNTYKFDDNYYVILPANTSEKVKKRYENLPKVAFQRYQSNDQLMSTSEIEHLLRKANVITSMVE; encoded by the coding sequence GTGTTTCAAAATACAACAATATTAATTACCGGAGGGACAGGTTCCTGGGGGTATGAACTAGTAAAAAAACTACTTGCCTTTCACCCAAAAGAACTAAGAGTATTTTCACGTAATGAATATGCTCAGGTAAAAATGAAACGAGCGTTTTCGGATAACCCTTATTTAAATTTTGTGATTGGTGATGTAAGAGATTTTGAGGCAGTGAATGAAGCGGCAAAAGATGTCGATTATGTATTCCATCTTTCGGCACTGAAGCATGTACCGATATGTGAAGATCAGCCTTCGGAAGCATTGAAAACCAATGTAACCGGCACGGAAAATATTATTAAAGCAAGTTTGAATCAAAACGTTAAAAAAGTCATTGATGTATCGACCGATAAGGCGGTTGAACCAATCAATTTTTATGGACTGACAAAAGCGATTGGTGAGAAACTAATTATTCAGGCCGATCAAATAAGCAGCCATACACGTTTTGTCTGTATCCGTGGCGGCAATGTTATTGGAACAAATGGCAGTGTTATTCCATTTTTTAAAGAACAAATTGCCACCCATCATTCCGTTCCTCTTACCTCAAAGGATATGACACGCTTTTTCCTGACAGTTTCTGAGGCCATCGATTTGCTGTTATACGCTTCTGAAAAAGCAATTGGCGGTGAAGTGTTTGTCATGAAAATGAAAGCTTGCCGGATTGTCGATTTAATTGAAGTCCTGGAAAGCCATTTTGCTGAAAAAGCTATTAATGTTAATGAGATTGGCATCCGTCCGGGCGAGAAACTTCATGAAGTATTAGTTTCAAATGCTGAATCGCCGAACACGTATAAATTTGATGACAATTATTATGTTATTTTACCTGCCAATACGTCAGAAAAAGTAAAAAAAAGATACGAGAATCTGCCAAAGGTCGCCTTCCAACGATATCAATCAAACGATCAATTAATGTCAACCAGCGAAATTGAACACCTTCTCAGGAAAGCAAATGTTATCACGTCAATGGTGGAGTAA
- the wecB gene encoding non-hydrolyzing UDP-N-acetylglucosamine 2-epimerase: MKKRKVMTIVGTRPEILRLSAVIKACDKYFDHTLVHTGQNWDYHLNKIFFEELEIREPDYFLNVVGDHLGDTIGNVMSKTYEVLEKEKPDALLLLGDTNSTLSAISAKRLKIPIFHMEAGNRCFDQNVPEEINRKIVDHTSDVNLPYTEHSRRYLLSEGIPKEYIFVTGSPMTEVLMLHKENINKSDVLNRLGLDKKKYILVSAHREENIDDANHFGNLMESLNTVAKTYNMPVVYSTHPRSLKKIQERNVTFHPFVQSLKPFGFFDYNKLQQNAFCVLSDSGTLSEESSILNFPAVLIRTSTERPEVLDKGSMVIGGITSNEILQSIDLATELYSGDHVKPLDYQDRNVSLKVVKIIESYTKIINKNVWKK, translated from the coding sequence ATGAAAAAAAGAAAAGTCATGACAATTGTCGGGACACGACCTGAAATTTTGCGTTTATCGGCTGTGATAAAGGCATGTGATAAGTATTTTGATCACACGTTGGTTCATACCGGACAAAATTGGGATTATCATCTTAATAAAATATTTTTTGAGGAATTGGAAATCAGAGAACCGGATTATTTCTTGAATGTGGTTGGCGATCATCTAGGCGACACGATTGGAAATGTTATGTCTAAAACGTATGAAGTCCTGGAAAAGGAAAAACCAGATGCCTTATTATTATTAGGTGATACCAATAGCACATTAAGCGCGATTTCCGCCAAACGCTTGAAAATTCCAATTTTTCATATGGAAGCTGGTAATCGCTGCTTTGATCAAAATGTGCCCGAGGAAATTAACCGGAAAATCGTCGATCACACCAGTGATGTCAATCTCCCTTATACAGAACACAGCCGCCGCTATTTATTAAGTGAAGGAATTCCAAAAGAATATATATTCGTTACTGGTTCACCAATGACTGAGGTTCTTATGTTGCATAAGGAAAACATTAACAAAAGCGACGTTCTCAATCGATTAGGACTGGATAAGAAAAAATATATACTCGTGAGCGCCCACCGTGAAGAAAATATCGATGATGCAAACCATTTTGGGAATCTTATGGAGTCTTTGAATACAGTGGCAAAGACTTATAATATGCCCGTAGTTTACTCCACCCATCCAAGAAGTCTAAAGAAAATTCAAGAACGAAACGTAACCTTTCATCCATTCGTTCAATCCCTCAAGCCATTTGGTTTCTTTGATTATAACAAACTTCAGCAAAATGCATTTTGTGTTCTGTCAGACAGCGGCACACTAAGTGAGGAATCTTCTATTCTTAATTTTCCGGCTGTATTAATAAGAACAAGTACTGAACGTCCAGAGGTACTTGATAAAGGCTCTATGGTGATTGGCGGCATTACCTCAAATGAGATCCTGCAATCCATAGACTTAGCTACTGAATTATACAGTGGGGACCATGTAAAGCCGCTGGATTATCAAGACAGGAATGTATCACTGAAGGTAGTTAAGATAATTGAAAGCTACACGAAGATAATTAATAAAAATGTTTGGAAAAAGTGA